From Actinopolyspora lacussalsi, a single genomic window includes:
- a CDS encoding GMP synthase-like glutamine amidotransferase (product_source=COG0518; cath_funfam=3.40.50.880; cog=COG0518; pfam=PF00117; superfamily=52317), with protein MTGVRILVVQPSENLPLGMLGDWFVELGAELEVRDPYREELPETAEDYAGLVVLGGETNAGADLEHPWLSSVRKLLSTATSAGSPVLALGLGAQLLAMATGGRIATRRDGPEAGTLLVAKRDTAAEDVLVGPLPLTPDVFQFHRDEISTLPPTAQLLAASPKGENQAFRVGARAYGFQFHVETTPEVVRGLVDADPELAGAARAGQFDAEHLREFHADLAETWQPVARRFYELAATPPEERTTTRSLPLA; from the coding sequence ATGACCGGAGTGCGGATTCTCGTGGTGCAACCGTCCGAAAACCTCCCGCTCGGCATGCTGGGGGACTGGTTCGTCGAACTCGGAGCCGAGCTGGAGGTGCGCGATCCGTATCGGGAGGAACTCCCGGAGACGGCGGAGGACTACGCCGGGCTGGTGGTACTCGGTGGTGAGACGAACGCCGGAGCCGATCTCGAACATCCCTGGCTGAGTTCGGTGCGGAAACTGCTCAGCACCGCCACGTCGGCCGGGAGCCCGGTGCTGGCGCTCGGTCTCGGGGCACAGCTGCTGGCGATGGCGACCGGTGGTCGGATCGCCACCCGCCGCGACGGCCCTGAAGCGGGGACGTTGCTGGTGGCGAAGCGGGACACCGCGGCCGAGGACGTACTCGTCGGGCCGCTGCCGCTCACCCCGGATGTGTTCCAGTTCCACCGGGACGAGATCAGTACCCTGCCCCCGACCGCTCAGCTGCTGGCCGCCTCACCCAAGGGCGAGAACCAGGCGTTTCGAGTCGGGGCGCGGGCCTACGGCTTCCAGTTCCACGTCGAGACCACCCCCGAAGTGGTACGTGGTCTCGTCGACGCGGATCCGGAGTTGGCGGGAGCGGCTCGGGCCGGTCAGTTCGACGCCGAGCATCTCCGTGAGTTCCACGCCGATCTCGCGGAGACCTGGCAGCCGGTGGCGCGGCGGTTCTACGAGCTCGCCGCCACTCCCCCGGAGGAACGAACCACCACACGTTCCCTGCCGCTGGCCTGA